In a genomic window of Roseiflexus castenholzii DSM 13941:
- a CDS encoding metal ABC transporter permease, whose translation MNTLWSWIVAPLAYGFMQRGMLAAMLVGVLCAIVGCYVVLRSMAFLGDALAHAVLPGVAVAYLMGANLLVGALAAAIVVALLISFFSRQGAIKEDTAIGIVFAAALALGVALISSVRTYAVDLTHIMFGNVLGVSPTDLWLIAGIGAVVLLTILAFYRQFLVVAFDPVLAATQRLPVEWLRLLLLLLIALTIVVSLQTVGVGLVAAMLVTPGAAAYLLTRRLPAMMAVAALIGAVSSISGLYLSYYINIASGAAVVLVATTIFTVVFLAAPGRGMVWRRGG comes from the coding sequence ATGAACACCCTGTGGTCCTGGATTGTCGCGCCCCTTGCGTATGGATTCATGCAGCGCGGGATGCTGGCGGCGATGTTGGTTGGCGTCTTGTGCGCCATTGTTGGATGTTATGTCGTGCTGCGGTCGATGGCGTTTCTTGGCGACGCGCTGGCGCACGCCGTGCTCCCAGGCGTTGCCGTCGCCTATCTGATGGGCGCCAATCTGCTCGTGGGCGCGCTCGCCGCCGCTATCGTCGTGGCGCTGCTGATCAGTTTTTTTTCGCGCCAGGGCGCCATCAAAGAGGATACTGCCATTGGGATCGTCTTTGCCGCAGCGTTGGCGCTGGGTGTGGCGCTGATCAGCAGTGTGCGCACCTACGCTGTTGATCTGACTCATATTATGTTCGGCAATGTGTTGGGGGTCAGTCCGACCGACCTGTGGCTGATTGCGGGGATCGGCGCTGTGGTGCTGCTGACCATCCTGGCATTCTATCGCCAGTTCCTGGTGGTCGCCTTCGATCCTGTGCTGGCAGCAACGCAACGCCTGCCGGTTGAGTGGCTGCGGCTGTTGTTGCTGCTCCTGATTGCGCTCACGATTGTCGTGTCGTTGCAAACGGTCGGCGTGGGGTTGGTCGCAGCCATGCTGGTGACGCCAGGCGCTGCAGCGTATCTGCTGACCCGGCGCCTGCCCGCGATGATGGCGGTCGCTGCGCTGATCGGCGCCGTTTCGAGCATTTCCGGCCTCTATCTGAGTTACTATATCAACATCGCGTCCGGCGCCGCAGTGGTGCTGGTTGCCACGACGATCTTCACAGTCGTTTTTCTTGCAGCGCCGGGACGCGGCATGGTGTGGCGCAGAGGGGGATGA
- a CDS encoding metal ABC transporter ATP-binding protein: MMLSEHIAREPAHLEIERLTVAYGRRRVLDDISFRVDYGERVVMVGPNGAGKSTLFKALVGLVKPQSGTIRIHGLPPGAHQDCVAYVPQREEVDWRFPVTVTDVVMMGRFGRLGWFRRPTRVDRAAVERGLELMGIAHLARRPIGELSGGQQQRVFLARALAQEPHILLLDEPFTGVDAATQEATLSVLDALRNQKVTIILSTHDLGLAAARFERVLLINRRLIGDGPPAQALRRDLLTEAFGGQVLTLPDGSVLVDQCACN, translated from the coding sequence ATGATGCTTTCTGAACATATTGCCCGCGAACCGGCGCACCTGGAGATCGAGCGCCTGACCGTCGCCTATGGGCGACGGAGGGTGCTCGATGATATTTCATTTCGTGTGGATTACGGCGAACGTGTGGTGATGGTGGGGCCGAACGGTGCAGGTAAATCGACGCTCTTCAAGGCGCTGGTTGGTCTGGTGAAGCCGCAGAGTGGAACTATCCGCATTCACGGGTTACCCCCTGGTGCGCATCAGGACTGCGTTGCGTATGTGCCGCAGCGCGAAGAGGTGGACTGGCGCTTTCCGGTCACCGTCACCGATGTGGTGATGATGGGGCGTTTCGGGCGGCTCGGCTGGTTCCGGCGCCCAACCCGGGTCGATCGGGCTGCCGTCGAGCGCGGGTTGGAGTTGATGGGCATCGCGCACCTTGCGCGCCGTCCCATTGGCGAGTTGTCCGGCGGGCAGCAGCAACGGGTGTTCCTGGCGCGCGCGCTCGCGCAGGAACCACACATTCTCCTGCTCGATGAGCCGTTCACCGGTGTAGACGCGGCCACTCAGGAGGCAACGCTCAGCGTGCTCGACGCGCTCCGTAATCAGAAAGTGACGATCATCCTCTCGACGCACGACCTCGGTCTCGCGGCAGCGCGCTTTGAGCGTGTGCTCCTCATCAATCGGCGGCTGATCGGCGATGGTCCTCCGGCGCAGGCGCTGCGCCGCGACTTGCTGACCGAAGCATTCGGCGGGCAGGTGCTGACACTGCCGGATGGTTCGGTGCTGGTTGATCAGTGCGCCTGTAATTGA